A part of Aegilops tauschii subsp. strangulata cultivar AL8/78 chromosome 2, Aet v6.0, whole genome shotgun sequence genomic DNA contains:
- the LOC109746922 gene encoding uncharacterized protein: MAIHLLAFMAAKGFVQVFQVSAPLLWPLNLWLPLPRNLPEVCIVVCSALASHVAWLRRAYARRRSRSRDDDDNELHRQAIVDASAY; encoded by the coding sequence atggcgatcCACCTGCTGGCGTTCATGGCGGCCAAGGGCTTCGTGCAGGTGTTCCAGGTCTCGGCGCCGCTGCTGTGGCCGCTCAACCTCTGGCTGCCGCTCCCGCGCAACCTGCCGGAGGTCTGCATCGTCGTCTGCAGCGCGCTCGCCTCCCACGTCGCCTGGCTGCGCCGCGCCTACGCCCGCCGCCGCTCCCGAAGCcgcgacgacgacgacaacgagcTCCACCGCCAGGCGATAGTCGACGCCTCCGCATACTGA
- the LOC109746924 gene encoding uncharacterized protein: protein MVVHVVLLAAPAVGGFLLHAFKFSILLWPFNLTLPLLRDLPRVCATLRGAASLYATELRASLGGRRRRAPVPQMDRQYFSLRGVRRRPAERLVDHAMLALVDISY from the coding sequence ATGGTGGTGCACGTGGTGCTGCTCGCCGCGCCGGCCGTCGGCGGCTTCCTCCTGCACGCGTTCAAGTTCTCCATCCTGCTCTGGCCGTTCAACCTCACGCTGCCGCTGCTGCGCGACCTGCCGCGCGTCTGCGCCACCCTCCGGGGCGCCGCGTCGCTCTACGCCACCGAGCTGCGCGCGTCCCTCGGCGGCCGCCGGCGGAGGGCGCCCGTGCCGCAGATGGACCGCCAGTACTTCTCCCTCCGCGGCGTGCGGAGACGGCCGGCGGAACGGCTCGTCGACCACGCCATGCTAGCCCTCGTCGACATCTCCTACTGA
- the LOC120973811 gene encoding delta-1-pyrroline-5-carboxylate synthase 2-like, which yields MELRKAICNKLQEDNGLTYSPDHVLATNGAKQCTTHAVLDVLSCGDEVGTAVVTGQNGRLAMGRLGALCEQVKKLNFQGYEVILFASGAVGIGRQRLKYRKLINSHVVASFFSQQFTDGHCLWLSSLLVC from the exons ATGGAGCTCAGGAAGGCTATCTGCAACAAGCTTCAGG AGGATAATGGTCTAACCTATAGCCCAGATCATGTGCTAGCGAccaatggggctaagcaatgcaCTACACACGCTGTTCTTGATGTTCTCTCATGTGGTGATGAG GTCGGCACTGCTGTTGTCACCGGGCAGAATGGCCGACTGGCCATGGGCAGGCTCGGAGCCCTCTGCGAGCAG GTGAAGAAGCTTAATTTCCAGGGGTATGAGGTGATTCTGTTCGCCTCCGGCGCCGTTGGCatcgggaggcagaggctcaagtACCGAAAGCTCATCAACAGCCATGTTGTAGCGAGTTTTTTCTCACAGCAGTTTACTGACGGTCATTGCCTCTGGTTATCGTCACTGCTTGTGTGCTGA
- the LOC109746923 gene encoding uncharacterized protein — MVVHVVLLAVPAVGGFMQAFKFSVLLWPFNITLPLLRHLPRVCLTLMAAAAHYDAELRAYLTGRRTVPLPEPRYSTLRGAQRRTREQLAAHAMIALVDISY; from the coding sequence ATGGTGGTGCACGTGGTGCTCCTGGCCGTGCCGGCGGTCGGCGGGTTCATGCAGGCGTTCAAGTTCTCGGTCCTGCTCTGGCCGTTCAACATCACGCTGCCGCTGCTCCGCCACCTGCCGCGCGTCTGCCTCACGCTCATGGCCGCCGCGGCGCACTACGACGCCGAGCTGCGCGCGTACCTCACCGGCCGCCGGACGGTGCCGCTGCCGGAGCCGAGGTACTCCACCCTCCGCGGCGCGCAGAGGCGCACGCGTGAGCAGCTCGCCGCGCACGCCATGATCGCCCTCGTCGACATCTCCTACTGA
- the LOC109746929 gene encoding uncharacterized protein, with protein sequence MAVHVVLLAGPAVVGGFLHAFKFSILLWPFNLTLPLLRHLPRVCATLRAAAAHFDAELRALLSGRRQSAPVPQLDHQYSALRPVQRRPAGQLVAQAMLALVDVSY encoded by the coding sequence ATGGCGGTGCACGTGGTGCTCCTCGCCGGGCCTGCGGTCGTCGGCGGGTTTCTGCACGCGTTCAAGTTCTCCATCCTGCTGTGGCCGTTCAACCTCACGCTGCCGCTGCTCCGCCACCTGCCGCGGGTCTGCGCCACGCTCCGGGCGGCCGCGGCGCACTTCGACGCCGAGCTGCGCGCGTTGCTGAGTGGCCGCCGGCAGAGCGCGCCGGTGCCGCAGCTGGACCACCAGTACTCTGCGCTCCGCCCCGTGCAGAGACGGCCGGCGGGACAGCTCGTCGCGCAGGCCA
- the LOC109746930 gene encoding uncharacterized protein → MVLTHHRRAIEVRSRSHPGKAATSRHATGETKTTPPRLRAFTFPNQVNPSLACRSSTGEQGSVRAAEWICGELSVWISLMAIHLLAFVAAKGFLQVFQVSAPLLWPLNLFLPLLRNLPQACVVVCGALAAHVAWLRRAYARRGSGSRDDGQSHRQSMVDIA, encoded by the coding sequence ATGGTCTTAACACACCACCGGCGAGCAATAGAAGTTCGTTCGCGCTCGCACCCGGGGAAGGCCGCAACCTCCCGCCACGCCACCGGCGAAACCAAGACCACACCGCCGCGCCTGCGAGCCTTCACCTTTCCGAATCAGGTAAACCCATCTCTTGCTTGCCGGAGCAGCACCGGCGAGCAAGGGAGCGTGCGGGCGGCGGAGTGGATCTGCGGAGAGCTGTCTGTGTGGATTAGTTTGATGGCGATTCACCTGCTGGCGTTCGTGGCGGCCAAGGGCTTCCTGCAGGTCTTCCAGGTCTCGGCGCCGCTGCTGTGGCCGCTCAACCTCTTCCTGCCGCTCCTCCGCAACCTTCCCCAGGCCTGCGTCGTCGTCTGCGGCGCGCTCGCCGCCCACGTCGCCTGGCTGCGCCGCGCGTACGCACGCCGCGGATCCGGAAGCCGCGACGACGGCCAGTCCCACCGCCAGTCGATGGTCGACATCGCGTAG